A genomic region of Chionomys nivalis chromosome 12, mChiNiv1.1, whole genome shotgun sequence contains the following coding sequences:
- the LOC130884760 gene encoding keratin-associated protein 20-2-like encodes MCYYGSYNGGLGYGYGGLGYGYGGGYGGFGGYGYGCCRPLCYRRYWSHGFY; translated from the coding sequence ATGTGTTACTACGGCAGCTACAATGGAGGCCTGGGCTATGGCTATGGTGGCCTAGGCTATGGCTATGGTGGTGGCTATGGCGGCTTTGGCGGCTATGGTTATGGCTGCTGTCGCCCACTGTGCTATAGAAGGTATTGGTCCCATGGCTTCTACTGA